A window from bacterium encodes these proteins:
- a CDS encoding LptA/OstA family protein — protein MPRRLRLAAALVAVGLAGFPGPGGPSASAAAKFSAGSATFAADQVSVDARGSTLIATGHVAVTYGSLRATSDALRLYRPTGVAVFTGHVSVADPTVKAVADTVTLFVVHEQRVARALLAGHASVESRSYALLADRIAADRDTGALAADGNVTLFSQPDLIATGSRVTYDERAQHAVIFGGGSARATIQNRDGRMLGSRMDLFRATDRAVIRGPIDADVYDAKLRGAGATIDLRQGIAVITGSVIVKRRQGTLWADRVTVFYRARRFVAEGATHLTYIDSGDAGDSSAH, from the coding sequence ATGCCGCGCCGCCTCCGGCTGGCCGCGGCCCTGGTCGCCGTCGGCCTCGCCGGGTTCCCCGGACCGGGCGGGCCGTCCGCGTCGGCCGCCGCGAAGTTTTCCGCCGGATCGGCGACGTTCGCCGCCGACCAGGTATCGGTCGATGCCCGCGGCAGCACCCTGATCGCCACGGGGCACGTGGCGGTCACCTACGGCTCGCTGCGCGCGACCAGCGACGCCCTGCGGCTGTACCGGCCCACGGGCGTGGCGGTCTTCACCGGGCACGTGTCGGTGGCGGATCCGACGGTCAAGGCGGTCGCGGACACGGTGACCCTGTTTGTGGTGCACGAGCAGCGGGTGGCCCGGGCCCTGCTGGCCGGCCACGCCTCGGTGGAAAGCCGATCCTACGCGCTGCTGGCGGACCGCATCGCCGCCGACCGCGACACCGGCGCGCTCGCGGCCGACGGGAACGTCACGCTGTTCTCCCAACCCGATCTGATCGCCACGGGCTCGCGGGTCACCTACGATGAGCGCGCGCAGCACGCGGTGATCTTCGGCGGCGGATCCGCCCGGGCGACGATCCAGAACCGCGACGGGCGCATGCTGGGCAGCCGGATGGACCTGTTCCGCGCGACCGATCGGGCGGTGATCCGGGGGCCCATCGACGCGGACGTCTACGACGCGAAGCTGCGCGGGGCCGGCGCCACGATCGACCTCCGGCAGGGCATCGCCGTCATCACCGGGAGCGTGATCGTCAAGCGGCGGCAGGGGACGCTGTGGGCCGACCGGGTGACGGTGTTCTACCGCGCGCGGCGATTCGTCGCCGAGGGGGCGACCCACCTCACCTACATCGATTCCGGGGATGCCGGGGATTCCTCCGCTCACTAG
- a CDS encoding Fur family transcriptional regulator: protein MPTTSYRADAGVAAQRTEPATLDERLTVLAREGYRATPQRRAILGSMLNAGRENVTAEEICRRARTVCPTVNLATTYRTLDLFGRLGMVRRLTYGDGRSVFCPNVHPHYHGTCLRCGAVVDIPRGRVTKTLEQEQSKLTDGMFVVVGHRIEFYGYCASCRNAASRAGR, encoded by the coding sequence GTGCCGACGACCTCGTACCGGGCCGACGCAGGGGTGGCGGCTCAACGGACCGAGCCGGCCACCCTCGACGAACGCCTCACCGTGCTGGCGCGCGAGGGCTACCGCGCCACCCCGCAGCGGCGGGCGATCCTGGGGAGCATGCTCAACGCCGGCCGCGAGAACGTCACCGCCGAGGAGATCTGCCGCCGCGCCCGCACGGTCTGCCCCACCGTGAACCTGGCCACCACCTACCGGACCCTCGATCTGTTCGGCCGGCTGGGCATGGTCCGACGCCTGACCTACGGCGACGGGCGGAGCGTGTTCTGCCCGAACGTGCACCCGCACTATCACGGCACCTGTCTCAGATGCGGCGCGGTGGTGGACATCCCACGCGGCCGGGTCACCAAGACCCTGGAACAGGAGCAGTCAAAGCTGACCGACGGGATGTTCGTCGTGGTCGGCCACCGCATCGAGTTCTACGGGTACTGCGCCTCCTGCCGGAACGCCGCATCTCGCGCCGGGCGCTAG
- a CDS encoding 2-oxoacid:ferredoxin oxidoreductase subunit beta: MLDQKTFNNQIKVTWCPGCGDYGILNAVKSALAQLEIHPHEVMFFSGIGCGSKLPDYMNANSFTTIHGRSLPVAQGTKLANHDLHVICITGDGDGYGIGGNHFMNIMRRNSDIVHIAENNMVYGLTKGQYAPTSERGFVTSTTPEGSIEIAFNPLATAINGGATFVARGFSGDPKHLAKLIMAAIQHRGYALVDVLQPCVIYNKINTYDYYRERVYKLEEAGHNPADRETAWRKAQEWGEKIPIGILYQVQGEPTYEDQVSELRIGPVAKRELAPLTATQADALRQEFF, translated from the coding sequence ATGCTTGATCAGAAGACGTTTAACAACCAAATCAAGGTCACCTGGTGTCCGGGGTGCGGGGACTACGGCATCCTGAACGCCGTGAAGAGCGCGCTCGCGCAGTTGGAGATCCACCCGCACGAGGTGATGTTCTTCTCGGGGATCGGGTGCGGCAGCAAGCTCCCCGACTACATGAACGCGAACTCGTTCACCACCATCCACGGGCGGTCGCTGCCGGTGGCGCAGGGGACGAAGCTCGCCAACCACGACCTGCACGTGATCTGCATCACCGGGGACGGGGACGGGTACGGCATCGGCGGGAACCACTTCATGAACATCATGCGGCGGAACTCCGACATCGTCCACATCGCCGAGAACAACATGGTCTACGGCCTGACCAAGGGGCAGTACGCGCCGACGAGTGAGCGCGGGTTCGTCACCAGCACCACGCCGGAGGGGAGCATCGAGATCGCGTTCAACCCGCTGGCGACGGCGATCAATGGCGGCGCGACGTTCGTGGCGCGCGGGTTCTCCGGAGATCCGAAGCACCTGGCCAAGCTGATCATGGCGGCGATCCAGCACAGGGGCTACGCGTTGGTGGACGTGCTGCAGCCGTGCGTGATCTATAACAAGATCAACACCTACGACTACTACCGGGAGCGCGTCTACAAGCTGGAGGAGGCCGGGCACAATCCCGCGGATCGGGAGACCGCCTGGCGCAAGGCGCAGGAGTGGGGGGAGAAGATCCCCATCGGGATCCTGTACCAGGTTCAGGGCGAGCCGACCTACGAGGACCAGGTCTCGGAGCTGCGGATCGGGCCGGTCGCCAAGCGCGAGCTCGCGCCGCTCACCGCGACGCAGGCGGACGCTCTCCGCCAAGAGTTCTTCTAG
- a CDS encoding 2-oxoacid:acceptor oxidoreductase subunit alpha, with product MSKRINNMTIRLAGEAGQGVESGGAGFAQALSHGGLWLHTYTEYMSRIRGGLNFFQIRLADHPLWAHTEGVHLLLAFSPEAVTDYGAHIVQGGALVFDDALKFDHDVLTRRGVQLYGLPLTKLAQEIGGNKIMANTCGLGALAGIVEYPFEFVADVIRQNFKRKGDAVVEGNLKVAEEGYKVGRDKYSTSFEWKASPLKERGRRLLINGNQAIGVGAIAAGCRFMSGYPMTPASSILEYIAGHQRKFDIVVKQTEDEIAAILFAIGAGNAGARAMTATSGGGFSLMVEALGLAGMAEVPVVIVEAQRPGPSTGMPTKTEQGDLLFALFASQGEFPRIVLAPGTQEACFHTTVRAFNLAEKWQCPVIVMTEFYLTTMMRTLLPSEFPIERVQIDRGDMLTPAQLDGLTGPYLRYRDTPSGISPRAIPGHPKAVQQACSDEHDEYGHFEDENQANRLKMAGKRWRKFQHIVEDLHEPTLYGPEGAAVTLMGWGSTYGAMREAVDMLNARGTRANLLHFVDIWPFPEAKAAPLIEAARELVAVEGNQSGQFAHLVRAMTGRRADRMILRWDGRPISAEYIIEKLEEAKVHA from the coding sequence GTGAGTAAGCGGATCAACAACATGACGATCAGGCTGGCGGGCGAGGCGGGTCAGGGCGTGGAGTCCGGCGGGGCCGGGTTCGCGCAGGCGCTGAGCCACGGCGGCCTCTGGCTCCACACCTACACCGAGTACATGTCCCGGATCCGGGGCGGGCTCAACTTCTTCCAGATCCGGCTCGCCGATCATCCCCTGTGGGCCCACACCGAAGGCGTGCACCTGCTGCTGGCGTTCAGCCCGGAGGCGGTGACGGACTACGGCGCGCACATCGTTCAGGGCGGCGCGCTCGTGTTCGACGACGCGCTCAAGTTCGATCACGACGTGTTGACGCGGCGGGGGGTGCAGCTCTACGGCCTGCCGCTGACGAAGCTCGCGCAGGAGATCGGCGGCAACAAAATCATGGCCAACACCTGTGGCCTGGGGGCGCTCGCGGGCATCGTCGAGTACCCGTTTGAGTTTGTGGCCGACGTCATCCGCCAGAACTTCAAACGCAAGGGCGACGCGGTCGTCGAGGGCAACCTCAAGGTGGCCGAGGAAGGGTACAAGGTCGGGCGCGACAAGTATTCGACCTCCTTCGAATGGAAGGCCTCCCCGCTCAAGGAGCGGGGCCGCCGGCTGCTGATCAACGGGAACCAGGCGATCGGCGTGGGGGCGATCGCCGCCGGGTGCCGGTTCATGTCCGGGTATCCGATGACCCCCGCGAGCTCGATTCTTGAGTACATCGCGGGGCACCAGAGGAAGTTCGACATCGTCGTCAAGCAGACCGAGGACGAGATCGCGGCGATCCTGTTCGCGATCGGCGCGGGCAACGCCGGGGCGCGGGCGATGACGGCCACAAGCGGCGGCGGCTTCTCGCTGATGGTGGAGGCCCTCGGGCTGGCCGGGATGGCCGAGGTGCCCGTGGTGATCGTGGAAGCCCAGCGGCCCGGCCCCTCCACCGGAATGCCGACCAAGACCGAGCAGGGCGACCTGCTCTTCGCGCTGTTCGCCAGCCAGGGGGAGTTCCCGCGGATCGTGCTGGCCCCGGGCACCCAGGAAGCGTGCTTCCACACCACCGTGCGGGCGTTCAACCTGGCGGAGAAGTGGCAGTGCCCGGTGATCGTCATGACCGAGTTCTACCTCACCACGATGATGCGCACGCTGCTGCCGTCGGAGTTCCCGATCGAGCGCGTGCAGATCGACCGCGGGGACATGCTGACGCCGGCACAGCTGGATGGGCTCACCGGACCGTACCTGCGGTACCGCGACACCCCGAGCGGCATCTCCCCTCGGGCGATCCCCGGGCATCCGAAGGCGGTGCAGCAGGCCTGCAGCGACGAGCACGACGAGTACGGGCACTTCGAGGACGAGAACCAGGCGAACCGGCTGAAGATGGCCGGGAAGCGGTGGCGGAAATTCCAGCACATCGTGGAGGACCTCCACGAGCCGACCCTCTACGGGCCGGAAGGGGCGGCGGTCACCCTGATGGGCTGGGGGAGCACGTACGGCGCGATGCGGGAGGCCGTCGATATGCTCAACGCCCGGGGGACCCGGGCCAACCTCCTGCACTTCGTCGACATCTGGCCGTTCCCGGAGGCGAAGGCGGCGCCGCTGATCGAGGCGGCCCGCGAACTGGTGGCGGTGGAGGGCAACCAGAGCGGCCAGTTCGCGCACCTGGTGCGGGCGATGACCGGCCGGCGCGCGGATCGGATGATCCTGCGCTGGGACGGCCGGCCGATCAGCGCGGAATACATCATCGAGAAGCTGGAGGAGGCCAAGGTCCATGCTTGA
- a CDS encoding DUF169 domain-containing protein — MDTVGAMTPAALNEEIEKFVRPQTFPLGIRMAKPGEPLPDKVRRPAQDMGIKVAICQTFSIARRYGWALAVGRDDLSCPLAKTAFGFEEVLPYYAEGNLACGMYTETAEAGKRTEAEVPKFDFGTYERIIVAPLGRSAFEPHVVLMYGNAAQVMRLVAAALYRGGGRIHSSFSARLDCADAVIETMRAGQPQVILPCYGDRIYGQTEDHEMAFAVPWAGAEDLVVGLRGTHQGGVRYPIPAWLRYTGEFPEKYRRLDTLWEESQGEGPGSPAPEGRGPARRE, encoded by the coding sequence ATGGATACCGTGGGCGCGATGACGCCGGCTGCGCTGAACGAAGAGATCGAGAAATTCGTCCGCCCGCAGACGTTTCCCCTCGGCATCCGGATGGCGAAGCCGGGCGAGCCGCTGCCCGACAAGGTCCGGCGTCCCGCCCAAGACATGGGCATCAAGGTGGCCATCTGTCAGACGTTTTCGATCGCCCGGCGGTACGGGTGGGCGCTCGCGGTGGGCCGGGACGATCTCAGCTGCCCGCTGGCCAAAACCGCGTTCGGGTTCGAGGAGGTGCTCCCGTACTACGCCGAGGGGAACCTGGCCTGCGGCATGTACACGGAGACGGCGGAGGCCGGGAAGCGCACCGAGGCGGAGGTCCCGAAGTTCGATTTCGGGACGTACGAGCGGATCATCGTCGCTCCCCTCGGCCGGTCGGCGTTCGAGCCGCATGTCGTGCTGATGTACGGCAACGCCGCGCAGGTGATGCGGTTGGTGGCGGCGGCGCTGTACCGGGGGGGCGGCCGGATCCACAGCAGCTTCTCCGCGCGGCTGGACTGCGCCGACGCGGTGATCGAGACGATGCGCGCCGGGCAGCCGCAGGTGATCCTGCCGTGCTACGGGGATCGCATCTACGGGCAGACCGAGGACCACGAGATGGCCTTTGCGGTTCCGTGGGCGGGGGCGGAGGATCTCGTGGTCGGCCTCCGGGGGACGCACCAGGGCGGCGTGCGGTACCCGATCCCGGCGTGGCTGCGCTACACCGGAGAGTTCCCGGAGAAGTACCGGCGGCTGGACACGCTGTGGGAGGAATCCCAAGGGGAGGGGCCGGGTTCCCCGGCGCCCGAGGGACGGGGTCCGGCGCGACGAGAGTAG
- a CDS encoding Mrp/NBP35 family ATP-binding protein, producing MFARRVGVTKDQVIEALRGVMDPELHRSIVELNMVKEVAIRDGAVRVEALLTISGCPLRETIIDSIKTKVQELPGVDQVDVQLGVMTQEQRQALIGQLRPGPQRQAPLLSPTSTTRVLVIASGKGGVGKSTVTTNLAVALAARGRRVGIADADVYGFSIPQMLGIKGRPTTIDQMIIPLERAGVRAISMGFMVDETEAVVWRGPMLHKAVTTFLGEVYWGDVQDLLIDLPPGTGDVSLTIAQTLPRAEMLIVTTPQAAAATVAFRAGRMAEKVNMPVIGIIENMSYYLATPGAEPSYIFGQGGGARLAEMIGAPLLGQIPLDPAIREGGDTGQPVTLTHPEAPSALVFYAIADALLKARA from the coding sequence GTGTTTGCCCGTAGGGTTGGCGTGACGAAAGACCAGGTGATCGAGGCGCTGCGGGGGGTAATGGACCCGGAGCTCCACCGGAGCATCGTCGAGCTCAACATGGTGAAAGAGGTGGCGATCCGCGATGGGGCGGTGCGGGTCGAGGCCCTGCTGACGATCAGCGGTTGCCCGCTGCGCGAGACGATCATCGACTCCATCAAGACCAAGGTTCAGGAACTCCCGGGCGTGGACCAGGTGGACGTGCAGCTCGGGGTGATGACGCAGGAGCAGCGCCAGGCGCTCATCGGCCAACTCCGCCCCGGGCCGCAGCGGCAGGCCCCGCTGCTTTCGCCGACATCCACCACGCGGGTGCTCGTCATCGCCAGCGGGAAGGGCGGCGTCGGGAAATCCACGGTGACCACCAACCTCGCCGTGGCGCTGGCGGCGCGGGGACGGCGGGTCGGGATCGCCGACGCCGACGTCTACGGGTTCAGCATTCCCCAGATGCTGGGGATCAAGGGTCGGCCGACGACCATCGACCAGATGATCATCCCGCTCGAGCGCGCGGGCGTCCGCGCCATCTCCATGGGGTTCATGGTGGACGAGACCGAGGCCGTCGTCTGGCGCGGGCCGATGCTGCACAAAGCCGTCACCACCTTTCTCGGTGAGGTCTACTGGGGAGACGTCCAGGACCTGCTCATCGATCTCCCCCCCGGCACCGGCGACGTGTCGCTGACGATCGCGCAGACGCTGCCCAGGGCGGAGATGCTGATCGTGACGACCCCCCAGGCCGCGGCGGCGACGGTGGCCTTCCGCGCCGGACGGATGGCGGAGAAGGTGAACATGCCGGTCATCGGGATCATCGAGAACATGTCCTACTACCTCGCCACCCCCGGGGCCGAGCCCTCCTACATCTTCGGCCAGGGCGGGGGCGCCAGGCTGGCGGAGATGATCGGCGCACCGCTGCTGGGGCAGATCCCCCTCGATCCGGCCATCCGCGAGGGCGGCGACACCGGGCAGCCGGTGACCCTGACGCATCCCGAGGCTCCTTCCGCGCTCGTCTTCTACGCGATCGCGGACGCGCTGCTGAAGGCGCGGGCGTGA